The following are encoded in a window of Cycloclasticus pugetii PS-1 genomic DNA:
- a CDS encoding DUF2254 domain-containing protein yields MKTRIIHFFEVLSSNFWVIPLLLLISGAGLAFLNVYLDKTLYARHIELPELYLYFNSASNIRTLLSVSATSILGVAGVSFSITIASLTLASQQFGPRLLRNFMSDRFNQLVLGCFIGTFLYCILMLQFTGSMELDKTTPFFSMMSLLTILIFNLLLLVFFIHHIAVAIQAETVITEVNNELVTQMNCTFPNKADKNSQSIQFDIPDELTKKFEQKGEDIYSTTSGYLQAIDTDNLVKCATDNDYVIKFIIKPGDFILTNSVIAHCLASDQIEEIEKDINTHLLIGSEGTPEQDPEFAVRQLVEVAVRALSPGINDPFTAISCIKKLGENIAFLMQRQFPTQYHLDDSGQLRLELKPFTFRGIVDTSFDQIRQHGKNDIAVVICLLQMLNKLILQSQTKEHMEALKVQAEAISSVNTDDVIALKDKEDIKELYDVINVSLNTKESTLLT; encoded by the coding sequence ATGAAAACACGAATTATTCATTTTTTTGAGGTTTTAAGTTCGAACTTTTGGGTGATCCCTTTACTCTTGCTAATAAGCGGAGCGGGGCTGGCTTTTCTTAACGTTTATTTAGATAAAACACTGTATGCCAGGCATATCGAATTGCCTGAGTTATATCTATACTTTAACAGTGCTTCAAATATTAGAACCTTATTGAGTGTTTCCGCTACGTCTATACTCGGTGTTGCAGGTGTTTCTTTTTCAATAACGATTGCCTCGTTGACACTTGCCTCACAACAATTTGGGCCGAGGTTACTAAGAAATTTCATGTCAGATAGGTTTAACCAATTAGTTCTTGGTTGTTTTATAGGCACCTTTCTTTATTGTATTTTGATGTTGCAATTTACGGGCTCTATGGAGCTTGATAAAACAACGCCATTTTTCTCCATGATGAGCTTGTTAACGATCCTCATTTTCAATTTATTGTTATTAGTATTTTTTATTCATCACATTGCTGTTGCTATACAAGCCGAGACCGTTATTACTGAAGTTAATAACGAATTGGTGACACAGATGAATTGCACATTTCCAAATAAGGCTGATAAAAATAGCCAGTCGATTCAATTCGATATACCTGATGAGTTAACTAAAAAGTTTGAACAAAAAGGTGAGGATATATATTCAACGACATCGGGTTATTTACAAGCAATTGATACCGACAACTTAGTCAAATGCGCGACAGATAATGATTATGTTATTAAATTTATCATCAAACCTGGTGATTTTATTCTGACAAATAGCGTTATTGCCCATTGCTTAGCAAGCGACCAGATTGAAGAGATAGAAAAAGACATCAATACTCATTTGTTAATCGGTAGTGAAGGAACGCCTGAGCAAGACCCAGAATTTGCTGTTCGGCAATTAGTAGAGGTTGCGGTAAGGGCTTTATCGCCAGGCATTAATGACCCTTTTACAGCTATTAGCTGTATTAAAAAATTGGGTGAAAATATTGCTTTTTTAATGCAGCGCCAATTCCCAACACAATATCATTTAGACGATAGTGGGCAGTTAAGGTTAGAGTTAAAGCCATTTACATTTAGAGGGATTGTCGATACATCATTCGACCAAATTCGTCAGCATGGTAAAAATGACATTGCGGTTGTAATCTGTTTATTACAAATGTTGAATAAGTTAATTCTACAATCTCAAACCAAAGAGCATATGGAGGCGTTGAAGGTTCAAGCTGAAGCCATCTCCTCAGTTAATACCGATGATGTCATTGCTCTAAAAGATAAGGAAGATATTAAAGAGTTATACGATGTGATTAATGTGTCGTTGAATACAAAAGAATCTACACTGCTAACTTAA
- a CDS encoding Crp/Fnr family transcriptional regulator, protein MSCLVSRLRYYLDISEDDEKLVLELEKQEVNYKARRTLNLQQQKNNLFILKRGWLYRYADLQDGRRQVLRVHYPGDIIGLTDIAMCETFGDLATATDVTLCPFQKKHLDKVFIQSPRLTALIFSLGMLEEAILLDRITMIARNNAVNRVANYMLELYSRQKIHTNNTVFTTFNMPLTQDVIADALGLTNVSVSNAFAQLKQENKILNHRKKITILDPDKLKKDLNFIDRFFEIDTSWFPNA, encoded by the coding sequence ATGAGTTGTTTAGTTTCACGACTACGTTACTACCTAGACATCAGTGAAGATGATGAAAAGCTAGTTTTAGAACTTGAAAAACAAGAGGTTAATTACAAAGCACGTAGAACGCTTAATTTACAACAACAAAAAAACAATTTGTTTATATTAAAACGTGGCTGGCTCTATCGTTATGCTGACTTACAGGACGGCAGACGACAGGTACTACGTGTTCATTACCCTGGTGATATTATCGGGCTTACTGATATTGCCATGTGCGAAACTTTCGGTGACCTTGCAACTGCCACAGACGTTACCTTGTGCCCTTTTCAAAAAAAGCACCTTGATAAGGTCTTTATCCAGTCCCCAAGGTTAACGGCACTCATTTTTAGCTTAGGCATGTTAGAAGAAGCTATTTTACTAGACAGAATAACCATGATAGCCAGGAACAACGCCGTCAACCGCGTGGCAAATTACATGCTTGAGCTATACTCAAGACAAAAAATCCATACCAATAACACGGTATTTACAACCTTCAATATGCCGTTAACTCAAGATGTTATTGCAGACGCATTAGGCTTAACAAATGTCAGTGTCAGCAATGCATTTGCGCAATTAAAACAAGAAAATAAAATCCTTAACCATCGAAAAAAAATAACCATCTTAGATCCGGACAAGCTCAAGAAGGACTTGAATTTTATCGATCGTTTTTTTGAAATTGACACCAGCTGGTTTCCAAACGCATAA
- a CDS encoding cation:proton antiporter, giving the protein MNHHMAELLASILIVGIALQWIGWRLKIPALILLIAAGFIMGPVTGWLNPSEDFGELLQPMIALSVAVILFEGGLSLRWHELKQNSRVIYRLITWSVLLTFAFGSLSVHYLIGVSWPVSLIFGAIIIVTGPTVIMPLLKQANLKKGPSSLLRWEGIVNDPIGALLVVLIYGYYVRTENETLALGVFIGLAISLVVSLVLSVSLGLFIARSFRKGLVPEYLKSPLILVAVLLVYTLANKVQSEAGLLATTILGITLANQNLKTLHELKRFKEYVTILLVSSTFIVLTADIDPEIIKHLQWQSWLVLALVIFIFRPLAVYLSTIGTDISKQERALLAWIAPRGIVAASVAGLFGSELSKIGYADAELLLPMVFALIIMTVLLHGLTIGWLARKLNLASIHPDGIMIVGAADWSTRLAVELQKNDIPVMLIDTQWAQLESARMQNIPIHYGEVLSERTEEVLELAHFTKLVAVTPNEAYNTLICSLFAPELGKRNVYELRWSNVDKLSDESVNKPSEAIGGDRLFIDGVDDEYFKKTYAEGWTFKSTPLTEEYTLDDYLNSNPESTKLICLITKAGFVNFYPWDQNIEPEDIAILMSYVPPQTDTKKINSGER; this is encoded by the coding sequence GATTCTACTTATTGCGGCTGGTTTTATTATGGGCCCAGTAACCGGCTGGCTTAACCCCAGTGAGGATTTTGGTGAGTTATTACAACCGATGATCGCGTTGAGTGTTGCGGTTATTTTATTTGAAGGTGGCTTAAGCCTACGCTGGCATGAATTAAAGCAGAATAGTCGTGTTATTTATCGTCTTATAACGTGGAGTGTTTTACTAACCTTTGCATTTGGTAGCTTGTCAGTTCACTATTTAATTGGTGTCTCTTGGCCTGTCTCATTAATATTTGGCGCTATTATTATAGTCACTGGGCCGACGGTAATAATGCCTTTGCTGAAACAAGCTAATCTTAAAAAAGGCCCGTCATCTTTATTGCGTTGGGAAGGTATAGTGAATGACCCGATTGGCGCATTATTGGTGGTGCTGATTTATGGTTATTATGTACGAACCGAAAATGAAACGCTTGCGCTGGGTGTTTTTATTGGGTTGGCCATTAGCCTTGTTGTCTCACTGGTTTTGAGTGTTAGCTTAGGGTTGTTTATTGCCCGTTCTTTTCGTAAAGGTCTTGTTCCTGAGTATCTGAAATCTCCATTAATATTGGTTGCGGTATTACTGGTATATACGTTGGCCAATAAAGTACAAAGTGAAGCGGGCTTATTAGCCACGACTATTTTGGGGATTACGCTGGCTAACCAAAACCTAAAGACTTTACATGAGCTAAAACGTTTTAAAGAATATGTCACCATTTTATTGGTTTCATCTACTTTTATTGTACTGACTGCGGATATTGACCCCGAAATAATAAAGCATCTGCAGTGGCAAAGTTGGTTAGTGTTAGCGCTGGTAATTTTCATTTTCCGGCCGCTTGCTGTTTATCTTTCAACTATAGGTACTGACATTAGTAAACAAGAAAGGGCGTTACTTGCTTGGATTGCTCCTCGTGGCATTGTTGCAGCGTCAGTTGCGGGTTTGTTTGGCTCAGAGTTAAGCAAAATAGGCTATGCGGATGCAGAGTTATTACTTCCCATGGTTTTTGCTTTGATTATTATGACGGTGCTCTTACATGGGTTGACTATTGGTTGGCTGGCTCGCAAGTTAAATTTAGCATCTATTCACCCAGACGGAATTATGATTGTCGGAGCCGCCGATTGGAGTACACGTTTAGCAGTTGAATTACAAAAAAATGACATTCCAGTAATGCTAATAGACACGCAATGGGCGCAGCTAGAATCTGCTAGGATGCAAAACATTCCCATTCATTATGGTGAGGTTTTATCCGAAAGAACAGAAGAGGTTCTAGAGCTTGCGCACTTTACCAAATTAGTTGCTGTAACACCCAATGAAGCCTACAACACGTTAATCTGTTCGCTTTTTGCGCCAGAACTTGGGAAACGAAATGTGTACGAACTGCGCTGGTCTAATGTTGATAAATTAAGCGATGAAAGTGTTAATAAGCCCAGTGAGGCGATCGGTGGGGATCGTTTGTTTATCGATGGGGTGGATGATGAGTATTTTAAAAAGACGTATGCTGAGGGGTGGACATTTAAAAGTACGCCACTAACGGAGGAATACACACTAGACGATTATTTAAACAGTAACCCGGAATCTACAAAATTAATTTGTTTAATCACGAAGGCGGGCTTTGTCAATTTTTATCCGTGGGATCAAAATATAGAACCAGAAGATATAGCTATTTTAATGAGTTATGTTCCACCACAAACCGATACTAAAAAGATAAACAGTGGCGAGAGATGA
- a CDS encoding DUF1328 domain-containing protein: MFNWAVIFLIIAIVAGVLGLSGIAGTASNIAWILFVVGIVLAIIFMITGRKPKI, translated from the coding sequence ATGTTTAATTGGGCTGTCATATTCTTGATTATAGCTATAGTAGCGGGCGTACTAGGACTTAGCGGTATTGCAGGCACTGCCAGCAATATAGCTTGGATATTATTCGTCGTTGGCATTGTTTTAGCCATTATTTTTATGATTACCGGGCGTAAACCAAAGATATAA